A single window of Lynx canadensis isolate LIC74 chromosome C2, mLynCan4.pri.v2, whole genome shotgun sequence DNA harbors:
- the LOC116738314 gene encoding ephrin type-A receptor 6-like has product MAVEAGRMPESPGEVPEYPLFVTVGDWLDSIKMGQYKNNFMAAGFTTFDLISRMSIDDIRRIGVILIGHQRRIVSSIQTLRLHMMHIQEKGFHV; this is encoded by the exons ATGGCTGTAGAAGCAGGCAG aatgccAGAGTCTCCTGGTGAAGTTCCCGAATATCCTTTGTTTGTCACAGTTGGTGACTGGCTGGATTCTATAAAGATGGGACAATATAAGAATAACTTCATGGCAGCAGGGTTTACGACTTTTGACCTAATTTCAAGAATGAGCATTGA TGATATTAGAAGAATTGGAGTCATACTCATTGGACACCAGAGACGAATAGTCAGCAGTATCCAAACTTTACGTTTACACATGATGCACATACAAGAGAAAGGATTTCATGTATGA